From one Notolabrus celidotus isolate fNotCel1 chromosome 2, fNotCel1.pri, whole genome shotgun sequence genomic stretch:
- the bsnd gene encoding barttin — translation MKGKPHRYGLIAAGTSVLAVGLFIMTQERPHVFITMCVLGVTMVCVGTVWSLCQCYPKVILAPVVQEESLEDGVCTAARADRCSGAPPPVCGQTSSSRRLLESPKSRCHSCPTLHLV, via the exons ATGAAGGGGAAACCTCACAGATACGGGCTGATCGCTGCGGGGACAAGCGTGCTTGCCGTCGGCCTCTTCATCATGACACAGGAGCGACCTCATGTCTTTATTACCATGTGTGTTCTGGGTGTCACTATGGTCTGTGTGGGGACAGTGTGGAGCCTCTGTCAGTGCTACCCAAAG GTCATCCTGGCTCCGGTGGTTCAGGAGGAGAGTCTGGAGGATGGAGTGTGTACTGCAGCCAGAGCCGatag GTGTTCTGGGGCTCCTCCCCCTGTCTGTGGGCAGACGTCGAGCAGCAGACGACTTCTTGAATCCCCTAAGAGTCGGTGTCACAGCTGTCCTACCCTGCACCTGGTCTGA